The proteins below come from a single Campylobacter sp. CCUG 57310 genomic window:
- the dnaA gene encoding chromosomal replication initiator protein DnaA, producing MLANEVLELLGHEILKSEYECYIKQLKFNEKASNSEVMVFNAPNELIAKFIQTKYSDKIAHLFEVKTGAKPHINITSQKSKTQSRVAKVDVNQIKAQSSLLNPSYTFENFVVGDSNQYAYITSKTAAEQLGKAYNPLFIYGPTGLGKTHLLQSVGNFCLNNGKVVICITSEQFITDFTYHINNHSMQRFREKYRNCDVLLIDDVQFLGKTDKIQEEFFHTFNELHSKNGQIVMTSDRQPKHLKGFEDRLRTRFEWGIIADITPPELDTKIAIIKKKCEFDKIYLTKDVIEYIATNMGDNIREIESAIINLNAYATLMRQEISLEFAKNILRDQIKEKRENINLESIIEIVSKELNIKPSEIKSKSRVKNIVEARRIVIYLAKNLTPNSMPQIASYFNMKDHSAVSHNIKKINEMINEDEYFKIKVEEIKNKILTKG from the coding sequence TTGCTTGCAAACGAGGTTTTAGAGCTACTTGGACACGAAATTTTAAAATCCGAATACGAGTGTTATATAAAGCAGCTTAAATTTAACGAAAAAGCTTCAAACTCCGAAGTTATGGTATTTAACGCTCCAAATGAACTAATAGCTAAATTTATCCAGACAAAATACTCAGACAAAATAGCTCATCTTTTTGAAGTAAAAACAGGTGCAAAACCGCATATAAACATCACTTCTCAAAAGAGTAAAACCCAAAGCAGAGTTGCTAAAGTAGATGTAAATCAGATAAAAGCTCAAAGCAGTCTGTTAAATCCAAGCTATACATTTGAAAATTTCGTCGTGGGCGACTCAAATCAATACGCCTACATCACGTCAAAAACCGCAGCCGAGCAACTTGGAAAAGCTTATAATCCGCTATTTATCTACGGTCCGACAGGTCTTGGTAAAACACACCTGCTTCAATCTGTAGGAAATTTTTGTTTAAATAACGGAAAAGTGGTGATTTGTATCACAAGTGAGCAGTTTATCACGGATTTTACATACCATATCAACAACCACTCAATGCAAAGATTTCGTGAAAAATACCGAAACTGCGATGTTTTACTTATCGATGATGTGCAGTTTTTAGGTAAAACGGATAAAATTCAAGAAGAGTTTTTTCACACTTTTAACGAACTTCACTCAAAAAACGGTCAGATCGTCATGACTTCAGACCGCCAGCCAAAACACCTAAAAGGCTTTGAAGATAGACTTAGAACCCGCTTTGAATGGGGAATAATAGCCGATATCACTCCGCCTGAACTTGATACTAAGATAGCCATTATTAAGAAAAAATGCGAATTTGATAAAATTTATCTGACTAAAGACGTGATCGAATATATCGCAACAAATATGGGCGATAATATTCGTGAAATCGAAAGTGCAATCATAAATTTAAACGCTTATGCCACACTTATGAGACAGGAAATAAGCCTTGAATTTGCTAAAAATATCTTAAGAGATCAGATAAAAGAGAAGCGTGAAAATATAAATTTAGAAAGCATAATCGAAATAGTAAGCAAAGAGCTAAATATAAAACCAAGCGAGATAAAGAGTAAATCACGAGTTAAAAACATCGTTGAAGCAAGGCGAATCGTAATATATCTAGCTAAAAATTTAACTCCAAATTCGATGCCTCAAATAGCAAGTTATTTTAACATGAAAGATCACTCGGCAGTTAGTCACAATATCAAAAAGATAAATGAAATGATAAATGAAGATGAGTATTTTAAGATAAAAGTTGAAGAGATTAAAAACAAAATTTTGACAAAGGGATAA
- the dnaN gene encoding DNA polymerase III subunit beta, translating into MKAIINKNALESIVTNTNPYLEKKDLSAITSHIYICAKDGILNIKATDHEIGLAYKLTNVKILDEGNATANGKKLLDIIRSLKDEEVTLETVNNYLYIKQKNSKYKLPMYKFEDFPKFPTIDGKNRFDIDAIMLGRSLKKIFPSIDTNNPKFELNGALIDIKQNYINIVGTDTKRLSVFKFETPTQSEFSLIIPKKAISEIQKLFYDKIEIYYDENILIAQSANFEFFTKLINGKFPDYDRVIPKEIKKRLKLSRDKMIEGIKTISILSDSMKIIFAPQTITFESIIEDNSEARTVIDFQTGLDEEFFVGVRNRYLIDFLTNIEEDSFELGFNDSNLAFTVSSNELKTIIMPINL; encoded by the coding sequence ATGAAGGCGATAATTAACAAAAATGCTCTTGAAAGCATAGTTACAAACACAAATCCTTACTTGGAAAAAAAGGATTTAAGTGCTATAACATCTCACATATATATCTGCGCTAAAGATGGTATTTTAAACATCAAAGCAACAGATCACGAGATAGGACTTGCATACAAACTTACAAATGTTAAAATTTTAGATGAAGGAAATGCTACCGCAAACGGAAAAAAACTGCTTGACATAATAAGAAGCCTAAAAGACGAAGAAGTAACTCTTGAAACGGTAAATAACTACCTTTATATAAAACAAAAAAACTCAAAATACAAACTTCCTATGTATAAATTTGAAGATTTTCCTAAATTCCCAACTATAGATGGTAAAAATAGATTTGATATAGACGCTATAATGCTTGGAAGAAGCCTTAAAAAGATATTTCCTAGTATAGATACGAATAATCCGAAATTCGAGCTAAACGGAGCTCTTATAGACATTAAGCAAAACTACATAAATATCGTAGGAACAGATACTAAAAGACTAAGTGTATTTAAATTTGAAACTCCGACTCAAAGTGAATTTTCGCTTATAATTCCAAAAAAAGCAATAAGCGAAATTCAAAAACTTTTTTACGATAAGATAGAGATTTATTACGATGAAAACATTTTGATAGCTCAAAGTGCAAATTTTGAGTTTTTCACAAAACTTATAAACGGAAAATTCCCTGATTACGATAGGGTAATTCCAAAAGAAATTAAAAAAAGACTAAAACTAAGCAGAGATAAGATGATAGAGGGGATTAAAACTATATCAATTTTATCAGATAGTATGAAGATAATTTTCGCTCCTCAAACTATAACTTTTGAAAGTATTATCGAAGATAATTCAGAGGCTAGAACTGTGATTGATTTTCAAACAGGACTTGACGAGGAATTTTTCGTAGGCGTTAGAAATAGATACCTGATAGACTTTTTAACAAATATCGAAGAAGATAGCTTTGAGCTTGGTTTTAACGACTCAAATTTGGCATTTACTGTTAGTTCAAATGAGCTAAAAACGATAATAATGCCAATAAATTTATAA